TTTTGTGAGGTCTACcattaattttcatatttctcctcTTAGGCTTTAATTGAGGGTTTTTAGGAAAAAGACCATTTGGCAAAGTATTATGTTTGGAAGCAATTAAATTTACCTTTGTTGGTATTACCATTGTTGATATTAGCATTTTCTTGCATAATTGCATTTTGCCCTTTTGCCTCCTCGGTATCGTACTTATTGTGTAAAGCCTTTTAGTTTTTATTTGCAGAAGAGTAAGtagtatcataataatcataaaagTGATCGGCtagacaatttaaaatgtaaTACCGACATTTATACTCATCTTTTTCATATTGTTCCAATTTTTCATGGTGATCAACCAACTCATCTTTATTCATTTTTTTGGTATCGATTTTTTCCAGATCCTTTTCGGTGAGAACATATGAAACTTTGAGGAGACTAAGGTAGAAGAGTACCTTACCTTTCCATCTCTTGAAGTGGGCTCCTTTAAACCGAAAAAGCTTTTTGAGATCTCCAGCATTTTCATTCGGTTTCTCAACTATAAGCTCCATATAATGAATCTCCTTAAAATTGtttggaaatttaataaaataaaaataataaaactttaacACAAATAGAACTACAAATATAAACATGATTAACAAATAGGCTTAGGCACGAatatctcgctctctttaagGATATTCAAGCTCTTTGCGGTTTTTGGCTTAGCCTACGAACCAGTGCAGTTGAACTCTTCAAGACTTGTCTCCCTTAGGATATAATAACCTTATTTGAATTGTATGACTCTCTTCAATTCTGCACAAATGGAGAAGTTCAAagctccacaaaaaaaaaaaaacacctttctTTGTGAAAGAAGGATGACAAGATGAGAATGATGTGAAGAGATTCGTATGTAGTGCCAATGCCTTAAGGTTTTATTTATAGGCACAAATGACCTTTCATTCTCCATGCGCTTaataaataagatatatatattaaataggtaCACGCCTAATTTTAAGATACACTCACATGATTAATCTTATGAATTTATGAGATACATGAATGAATGATCTAATTAAGTATAGATATATAGCCCATTCCAAGATACATGCTCTTTTacaagataataaataaaataataatattaaaatacaataACAGTGTGTATATGTACAaagaaagaggtaatttttttaCATTCTCTTCTGAATTTAAACCTTGTTAACTCAATTTCATACACAAAGTGACAAAGAAATCACAAAACTCTTCCACAGAACATGCGTAATAGGAGGAGGATACAAGAGCCCTTGTGTTTATGATGTGGACATTGATTTTCAATTTGAAACTGACAATGGAGTTAAAATAACAAGAGAAGCAGAAGTTGAAATCAGATTAATCCttgtgaatctctctctctctcacacacatgGGGATTGTCTGTGTTTGTGAATAATGAACTTTTAACTAGATTTAAAAGAAATATTGCAAATGAGATATACCTCTTAAGGCTCAAACAAGGAGAAAGAATGAGTGGTTGCTGATCCTGTTACTTGCATATGTTCTGCTGTTACATTGAGGCTTCTAGCATCAATTTAAGCCAGTTAGCTTGTAGTTTATTCCAAAGTGTTGAATTCATATTTTGTTGTAATACAGTTTAATACACCAGTGTGCAATTTTGAGTCTTGAGAGTCAGCGTTTCATACAAAACAATGCTGAAGGTTAGCCCACAGCCCAAAGTAAACAAAGAATTATTTAATTGTCTGAAATACTTAAATAGGAAACAATTGTTAATGAGTAGACTGGAAAAACAATGAGAATGCAATTAAATACAAATGACAGAGGAAAAAGCTCTGGGAGATTTCTCCATCTCTTTTACAATTTCTTCCGAAGTCATTTGTTGTTTCAGATAAATACAAGTGTTCTTCCTTCCTAAAATTGTCATTTTACCAACCAAGTTACTGACAATTTGACAAAAAAAACAGGTATGGTGGTTGTTATTGCATGTGGTGTACTAGTAGGCCTCTTTGTTTTGCAGCACCGTGGCACCCACAGGGTAGCCTTCATATTTGCCCCAATTATAATAGTATGGTTGCTGTCTATTGCTTCCATTGGCATCTACAATATCATTGAGTGGAATCCAAGAGTTTACCAGGCTCTTTCTCCATACTACATTTACAAATTCTTCAGGAACACAGGAAGAGATGGTTGGATTTCTCTTGGAGGAATACTTCTGTGCATAACAGGTGAGTGTGGCAGTTGAAAAAAGCTGTTAGAATCTCATTCATTCAGCTTTGTAGTTTAATTGGGTCTACATGTTGCTGTTTGCAGGAAGTGAAGCTATGTTTGAAGAACGTGGTCACTTTTCAGCCGCATCTATAAGGGTGTGTTAACGAAGTTGTGATCCATTCTTATCCTATGGTGATACTTTGAAACATTTATCTGGGTGCACATTTTTTGACATAGATCTGATTAAGAATAATGGAATATTCCCATAGTTAAGTTACTGTTATCAGTTTTTCATCCCATGAGATATCTAAACGACATATTATTTGAATGCTCATTGTTTGGCCACTTACAGCTGTGATAATCAACGACTTCAGAATTCAGAAAGTCCCATTAAAACTTCAACATAATTGGGTGCTTCCAGACACTCAGCATGAATCCTATAGTAATGTAGCATCTCATCAGTTGTTCCAATATGCAGGTCCGTGAGCAGACCATATTTGCCACTTCCACTATAAGTGCATGAGTGTGCAAATGTACACTGACCCAAGAGGATCTGTGTAATCTTGTTTTATCTCTtggtcatggttttaaataaaggccgcgaccatTACTTAATGCCGTTAcataacggttttttgggttatcGATACCATTACACACTGCGAAATCGGtgagaagaaaaatcacagctgtagcggccgttacggaccgcaactgttacgtaaaggccactacggctgttacgtaaccgctataagactgttacaccaaaaattttactttattttttactttttcttctcacttttttcctctctttcattaatcattctcaatataccatgtggcgagagggggaaaagattataatgaggatgacaatgatacaaaatttactatttctttaaatactcacaatagatgcattaattaacaatttgaaaatactagttaagaaaatattttattttgatattgtaatgtgatatttatgttctatatttttcaacttcaaccatctttcttttctagctattttatttttgtattatttgtatgtcttatgtgtctaatagattaatagagtgtataatgtattttgttctattatttaatttagcgcacataagaatttatcacagataagaacgatgagaagtataaatacacacacgcccgtaatttttctatcaatggtggtttaaaacaaatgtaaacttgttgcccttaccaaataacttagttactcgaactaaaggatccaaaatacactaaaactctttctaagaagggctaaaagcttaaaacatgcaagtgcgctaatatgcacaaggttgtgagTGCgtcaaaaaaattcacagccgttacacccgcttcccgttatgtaacatccgctactcccacttcccattacacccgttaccgttacgttatgctacccacaactgcgatttaaaaccatgcactTGGTCATTTCATTTTTTTAGGAATAATCTGGATATCTGCCTGAGGATTATGATTGCAGTTGTTGCAGAGGGACAAGTGCAGTGAGACTCGCCATGTGTGATTGTGAATGTTTGCACTCTCAATATTTTTTCTGAAAAGGAAAGATTGGTAATTAGAATCAGGGAACATTAGTGTATAAAAGTACCAGCCCACAATCCTTGTCATACTTAACATAAATATAATGTGTATATTGCTTTTCTattattgtttgtttttttgttttctattttgtttgtttgtttgtttttttttttttttttgatgaagtgaattggaatttttttggttgtgaaattttcaaaatattttttttatatattttatctttTCAGCGGGGAAGTGTTCCAATTTTCTCAAGACCCAACATGTGTTAATTCAGTTCTATGTTAAAAATTACTACAAAGTGTATCTTGGGTGTTGTGATGCACCTcaactattttttaatttaaaaaatttcttgttCCTTTTGTAGCTTGCTCCAACAATTTTTGTTTAGTTCCAGTTGTGGTTTACCGAGCCTGATCCTACAAACTTGTTACTTTCTTCAGGTTGCATTTTCTTGTGTTACTTACCCTTGCCTTTTGCTTCAATACATGGGGCAAGCAGCATTCCTCTCAAAAAATTTCTCTTCTGTTCCTAGAAGCTTCTATGCATCCATTCCAGGTAAGCTTTCGCAAGAACTATGTGAAGCTGTGATTGTTCATTTCTTTAAGATGAAGGCACTAAATTTCGCTTGTGCACATTCAGAGGCCTGGAAACTTGCACCTGTTATCACTGCTCCTTAATCCACATTCCACCACAATATTATCCACTACAAGTTTTCCATCAGAAATGGCATTTCTACAACCATTTTAGATAAAAAGACAATTCACAACCATGCCATCACCACAACCACTCAGTTACAGCCCCAGTAGCACTTGCACAACATTTGCCATAACAAACACATTACCCTCTCCATGACGATATTGTAGTCAACCTGTACTGCCACTGATACAGTGCCACCTCTCACTGCCATTTCCTTTTGTTGCACAGCCAACACTATGTTGTGCATGATTGAAAAGAATTGCCACattcttaatttctaattaaatATTTCCTGATGATTAAGGCTCCATTTGGTAATGCTGTAGCTGTCGGATGGAACAGCTGTGGCTTTCCCTTGAAAACCTGTTTGTAAATGTTTTGCAAAAGTTATTCTTAGTAGCGGTTGCACTTTATTGTTCATTTGGTGAATATTGCTGTGGAGAGTAATATTAGAAAGTAAATAGAAGTCATTAATTTATTAGGCCACTTTTGGAGAAGCAGAAGCAGAAACAGAAAGCAATCCCTAGCCTTCATCTTAAATTCTGACTTGAGGTAGAAGTTACTACCTGAGAAGTGAGAAGTACATTCATTTTTGTTACCAAAAATTCAAGACACTACTTTGGATGTTCCAAAGCAGCTGTTGAGCAGGAGAAGCATTACCAGATGGAGCCTAAATATCCTCACCTATGTGCCTGGCAACATTGCCCATGGGATGTTCATTAAGGGGATTTAAAGTTGTTCTACATCTATCCTTGTTTAGAAAATCGTGTTCTGCATCTATATAGATAGTGTTTGTTAACCACTTGTCATTCTTGTCCTACAACATGGTAAAAAATACATCCTATGGTGTTGCTCGGAGGCATGTACATTTTGTTTTACCTAGAAATCACGTGttatcattattttcaacaaTCTTTTTGCCTTTTTGTAGATCCCTTATTCTGGCCAGTTTTTGTGATGTCAACTCTCGCTGCAATTGTAGCTAGTCAAGCTGTCATATCTGCAACATTCTCAATTGTTAAACAGTGCCATGCGTTAGGCTGTTTTCCTCGTGTCAAGGTGGCACCCACATCTAGATGGATCCAAGGGCGAATCTTCATCCCAGAAATAAACTGGATCCTTATGGTGTTAAGTCTAGCAGTTACTGTTGGTTTTCAGAACACAACTCTTATAGGAAATGCATACGGTAAGTCTTCTTTCACTAACTCATTTTTTAGGCATCAAAATCCAACTATATATTATCTTCAGTTATACTTATCTGTGCATGCATTCAATTGTTTTAAAGCCACGCAAAGACATCAATGCATCAATACATACGTGTACATTATTTTTGCAACTAAAGTATGACTGTAGGAGTATCATCCCTTAACTTCCACAGGAGTTTGTTAATCAGCTTATATTTATGGATTTGCAAGCACACTTTCAATGCACGCTTACAGTGGATGAAAAGTAAATGGAGTTCCTatcaatatataaataaatagaaGATGAAAACAATAGTAGATGGAGTACATCTACATAGGTACAACAACtgatcattgaaaaatatgtgcCTCACTTCATAGGCTGACCGTGTGTCTATTTGTTGGTACTGTAATTGTGCATCTGGTGCTTTGGTATTTGGAATTTCAGTATAATAATTCTGCTCTAATCATCCTTCTTATTATGTTAAAGGTGTTTTAACTTTCTTAGTGAGTACTTACATACGCCCAATTAACTCTCTTTGTATTCTTTGTGTTGTGCatgaatattttctaattattgtATGTAAAGAAGAAGCCAGAATGATCTTATGAGAATGTAGTGCCTGGACTCCATATATAATAATACTCAGCTATATACCTGGTGTTCAGATGGTATCTACCATTGTACCTGTTCAAGCCTTGATGTTCCAACGTGTTTCTCCCAACATGAATTATCAATTTATCACGATCAGAGCAGGCAATCATGCTGCTAATTAGTGTTTAATGTATAAATCTGAAAAAAGTGAGATATAGATATAGTGTGGTGTGGGCCTTTTGGAATAATATTTGTATTCTGGTTTGACTGTTATGAATAAATCTACGGTATATATCAATATCAGAAGGAAAAAGTGTTGAAATCATGGATCACTAGTTTGTGATGAAAGCTGACATTTCTGTTTCATAATGTCAGGGATTGCTTGCATGACTGCAACATTTGCAACAACGTGGTTGATGTCATTAGTCATCTGCTTTGTATGGCATAAAAATCTTATACTTGCTCTTTTGTTCCTTCTAGTCTTTGGATCAGTTGAGGTATTCTATCTTTCATCTTCTTATATGAAAATTCCTTGGGGTGGATGGTTCCCATTGGGCCTTTCCATAGTCTTCACAGTTGTTATGTATGTCTGGCACTACGGTACCAGGCAGAAGTATTTGTATGACTTGCAGAATAAGGTGCCCATGAAATGGATCCTCACTCTAGGTCCCAGTCTTGGTATTGGTAGGGCCCCTGGGATTGGCATTATCTACACTGAGCTGGTAACTGGAGTCCCAGTCATGTTCTCCCATTTTGTGACCAACTTACCAGCTGTCCACCAGGTGATCATCTTCGTCTCTGCCAAGACTGTTTCAGTTCCTTATGTCCCACACAAAGAGAGATATCTTATTGGCCGGATTGGGCCTAAATCTTACAATCTGTATCGTTGCATCATTCGTTATGGTTACAAAGATGTCCATAAGGAAGGCGATGATTTTGAAAACACCCTTGTTATGAGCATAGCAGAGTTCATTCAATTGGAAGCAGAAGGTTCTGGAACTTCTGATGGGTTTGTAGATGGCAGGATGGCTGTAGTCAGAAAGTCTGAGGGATTTGGGACAAGACTAGTAACGTCGACTTCGAGATATGCTAACTCTGGTGAAAGCAGCAGTTCAAGTTCCACAACTGTGAGTAGCACCAAGTCAGCCACACTGCGGAACCTGCAATCCACATATGAACAGGAATCGCCTCAGCTGATCCAGCGGCAGCCAGTCCTGTTTAAATTGCCTGATTCAGGTTATAAGGATTCACGTGTCGAGAAAGAGCTTTTGGAACTTGTGGAGGCTAAGCATGCTGGAGTGGCATATATAATCGGTCACTCACGTGTAAAGGCTAAAAGGAATTCATCTTTCTTGAAGAAGTTTGTGGTTGATGTGCTCTACTCTTTCCTGCGAAAAAATTGTCGGGCTCCCGCTGTGACCTTGCACATCCCTCACATCAGTCTAATTGAGGTGGGTTTGAACTACCATGTGTAGTGCAGCAAGCTGAGGGGGATTTCCATTATCAAAAGTTGTGCTGCATTTTCAGGGTCACAAGCATTTTACAGTTATTCAATGCTATTTTAGTTCTTGAGGGATCCCTCTTTTTTCCAAAAAGAATGCATTAAATTTGGAAGAGCGGCGGAATGCATTAAATTTGGAAGAGTGGCACTTTATGGTCTGACTGAAACAAAGAGGGAAGATAGATAGTTGTTGAATACCAAGTTCAAATAGAGTGAGTTAaacatcttcatttttttttttgcttgtacTGGGTCTatcaaatatgttcattcttttgCATTAGTAAAGGAGAGTTGTGTACTGATTGCCCAATTTCGATCTCACATCTTTTTTGTCTTTCCCAAGCAGCTTCATTGTTTTGCTTCGAAGTGTTAAAATGTATTTCCGGCATGATTTTGATTTTCTGTGGAAATTGAACTAGTTAATTTCTTATCGGAGACAACAGATCCTTACATTTAGGTTGTTAATTTATATTGGCGACTACACATCTATGCATTTATAGGGTTGTTTGGTTCATGGAACGTGAGCACCAGTAATGCAGTATTCCAGTAATGTAAAAACATACCCATGTTTGGTTCACAATGAAAATTAGCATCCCAGCCATCAAAGATTACGTTTTATATCTGTCGTTCACATTTTGTGGGAATGTCATTGCCACAATAAGAGGTGGTATTGTAACTTTTCAGGATTGAGATATTGCATCAAAAAACGAAAACACCAAAATACCTTCattcttttttgaaaatttcaagaTTATGCCAAAATATCCCAAACCACCCCGACTATCTTTCCGCAGTGGCTCATTTCATCAAAATACAGGATATGGTCGCTGAGGTGAGAATTTCTCCCTTCCCCATTTCTAGTAATCTTCATCCAAATTTATAGAGTTTTGATTTCTAGATGTTCATTTAGCAGGGTATTTCAAAAATGGGAAGAAGATTAAGGTTCTCTTGCAAGATTCTGCTACTGAAGCTTCTATTTATAATTTGCTGGTGAGTTTTTGATTCAAGATTTTGGCCATCTTATCTCTACTTTTGATCCTTTTATCGGACCTTCTGTCAATGTTCATCACATGCAAGCtggaattgtttttttttttttttttgtcccttTTGTTTTTTATGCCTTTTGATCTTACTAGAGCTTTGGCTTCTATCAGAGCTATGATCTGCTGCTAAAGAGGCCAGAGAAAATGCCCTCATTTCCAATTGATCAAGTAACATTCACGATCTGCTGCCTTATTTATGCATTTGGATCATGACACTTTTTTTGCTGTTATATCTGCTGTGGATTTTTTAAATCATGCTTTTTTTATTCCATACCCAACTAATTATCATGATACATATTCTGGACCTGCTGCAAACACTTTTATTTTGGCCAAAAGCAATTTCCTCCATTTAGTAGTATTTGGCCATTCAAAATACATTCATTTATTCGAAATTTTTGATCACATAAGAGCAAAGACAATTGGTCATGAA
This window of the Malania oleifera isolate guangnan ecotype guangnan chromosome 6, ASM2987363v1, whole genome shotgun sequence genome carries:
- the LOC131157409 gene encoding probable potassium transporter 2; its protein translation is MVKIQRTQVLLLAYQSFGIVFGDLSISPIYVYKCTFSGRLHHYQSEDVIFGAFSLIFWTFTLLPLFKYVFVMLSADDNGEGGIFALYSLLCRHARFGLLPNHQAADEELSTYHNLGSGRHRNIPPSPFKRFLQKQKKTRMSLLLFVLFGASMVIVNGVLTPAISVLSSIEGLRVQAQNLHESMVVVIACGVLVGLFVLQHRGTHRVAFIFAPIIIVWLLSIASIGIYNIIEWNPRVYQALSPYYIYKFFRNTGRDGWISLGGILLCITGSEAMFEERGHFSAASIRVAFSCVTYPCLLLQYMGQAAFLSKNFSSVPRSFYASIPDPLFWPVFVMSTLAAIVASQAVISATFSIVKQCHALGCFPRVKVAPTSRWIQGRIFIPEINWILMVLSLAVTVGFQNTTLIGNAYGIACMTATFATTWLMSLVICFVWHKNLILALLFLLVFGSVEVFYLSSSYMKIPWGGWFPLGLSIVFTVVMYVWHYGTRQKYLYDLQNKVPMKWILTLGPSLGIGRAPGIGIIYTELVTGVPVMFSHFVTNLPAVHQVIIFVSAKTVSVPYVPHKERYLIGRIGPKSYNLYRCIIRYGYKDVHKEGDDFENTLVMSIAEFIQLEAEGSGTSDGFVDGRMAVVRKSEGFGTRLVTSTSRYANSGESSSSSSTTVSSTKSATLRNLQSTYEQESPQLIQRQPVLFKLPDSGYKDSRVEKELLELVEAKHAGVAYIIGHSRVKAKRNSSFLKKFVVDVLYSFLRKNCRAPAVTLHIPHISLIEVGLNYHV